The Hymenobacter sp. DG01 genome has a segment encoding these proteins:
- a CDS encoding PA14 domain-containing protein — MKNFVSASYRSWTGILLGGLTLLGIVGGQAQAQSCSGSNPGGQPAGNGLYAEYFGGYFADDVGFFADNTNPPQLSRVENQVNFPTSASFGDLRPISEGTADDADRFSLRLRGSLNIATAGTYTFYLTSDDASYLWLDGAARTVSPDPAAALINNGGTHQPVTRTATLTLSAGYHSVQLLYGDDCCNNTLVWEYEGPGVARQVVPASALCTGVGATALVPQAITYAPAARALPIGTSRSSVAPIVQNGGAVITGYAVANAATLPAGIRINPTTGVLTADATVAQGTYAIDVAVTNSVGTAIFRNAFQFLVTAPLPGGCGGPDPAGELASAGLYAEYFSGYFADDPAFFSGRTPSLVRTDVAINFPDDDSFGNLLGTALEGTRANPDKFSLRQRGSLYLAATGTYTFYLTADDAAYLWLDNAALASPLVLADATINNGGYHLSQTIAVTLKLNAGLHNIALLYGDDGVDNDLVLEYASPELGIARTVVPSGLFCTSTQPLLALATGLAYAPKTMRATVGTTTVSAAPVATSASAVAEYRLANAAALPAGITINSATGQISVGPAVAEGDYSLDIAVRNSGGTVVFTQVLALTVAARAPLGCSGLDGSGTVASSGLYAELFSGYFNDDASFFTASAPKRTQATQLIDFGTSQSWGDLSQVAVVGGSQQADEFSARLQGRILIPATGTYTFYLTSDDASYLWLDGAALAATPTVATALINNGGRHQETTVSGTIALTAGLHDMLVLYGNGGGLNILRLEYESTDANVGLRLVPAGGLCTTSSNSPLPVTLTYFGAQATKAGVVASWETSVELNSAAFIVERSANGQVFEAVGRLAAAGNSQRRQSYSFTDRAPFSGLSYYRLRQQDTDGTTHLSDVVTVRWNAATPAVQLTVFPNPAASGTCTVRLEQTTAAAAQLQVLDLTGRLVYSHQLSAAANQEHAFSTRQLRTGVYIVRLTSAQGTITQRLEIR; from the coding sequence ATGAAAAACTTCGTCTCTGCATCGTATCGGAGCTGGACTGGAATTTTGCTGGGTGGGTTAACTCTGCTAGGCATTGTTGGCGGCCAGGCTCAGGCGCAAAGCTGCTCCGGCTCGAATCCGGGCGGGCAGCCCGCAGGTAATGGGCTGTACGCCGAGTACTTCGGCGGGTACTTTGCCGATGACGTCGGCTTTTTCGCCGACAACACGAATCCGCCCCAACTGAGCCGGGTAGAAAACCAGGTGAACTTCCCGACCAGCGCCAGCTTCGGCGACCTGCGCCCGATTTCGGAAGGCACGGCCGACGATGCCGACCGGTTTAGCCTGCGCCTGCGCGGCAGCCTGAACATTGCTACGGCCGGCACCTATACCTTCTACCTCACCTCCGATGATGCCTCCTACCTGTGGCTGGATGGAGCGGCCCGAACCGTTTCGCCCGACCCGGCCGCAGCCCTGATTAACAACGGGGGCACGCACCAGCCGGTAACGCGCACGGCTACCCTAACCCTGTCGGCGGGCTACCACAGCGTGCAGCTGCTCTACGGCGACGATTGTTGCAACAACACGTTGGTGTGGGAGTACGAAGGGCCGGGAGTGGCCCGGCAGGTAGTGCCCGCTTCGGCGCTGTGTACGGGGGTAGGGGCCACAGCACTGGTACCCCAGGCCATTACGTACGCGCCGGCCGCGCGGGCCCTGCCCATCGGCACTTCCCGCAGCTCGGTAGCCCCCATCGTACAGAACGGCGGAGCGGTCATTACCGGCTACGCAGTAGCCAACGCGGCTACCCTGCCCGCCGGCATCCGTATTAACCCCACTACCGGCGTCCTGACCGCCGATGCCACCGTGGCCCAGGGTACCTACGCCATTGATGTGGCCGTAACCAACAGCGTAGGCACGGCTATTTTTCGTAATGCGTTCCAGTTTCTGGTTACGGCTCCGCTGCCTGGCGGCTGCGGCGGGCCCGACCCGGCAGGAGAGCTGGCCTCGGCGGGCCTCTACGCCGAGTACTTCAGCGGCTACTTTGCCGATGACCCGGCCTTCTTCAGTGGCCGCACGCCCAGCCTGGTCCGGACTGATGTGGCCATCAATTTCCCCGACGACGACAGCTTTGGCAACTTGCTGGGAACGGCCCTCGAAGGCACCCGCGCCAACCCCGATAAGTTTAGTCTGCGCCAGCGGGGTAGCCTGTACCTGGCCGCTACGGGTACCTACACGTTCTACCTTACGGCCGATGACGCCGCCTACCTCTGGCTCGATAACGCCGCCCTGGCCTCGCCCCTGGTGCTGGCCGATGCTACCATCAACAACGGGGGCTACCACCTCTCCCAGACCATTGCCGTTACCCTCAAGCTGAACGCCGGCCTGCACAACATTGCCCTGCTCTACGGCGATGATGGCGTTGATAATGACCTGGTGCTGGAATATGCCAGTCCGGAGCTGGGCATAGCCCGCACTGTGGTGCCCAGCGGCCTGTTCTGCACTTCTACTCAGCCCCTGTTGGCCCTGGCTACGGGTCTGGCCTACGCGCCCAAAACCATGCGGGCCACGGTGGGCACCACAACCGTATCGGCGGCTCCGGTGGCTACCAGCGCCTCGGCCGTGGCCGAGTACCGGTTGGCTAACGCGGCCGCACTGCCTGCCGGCATCACCATTAACTCCGCTACCGGTCAGATTTCGGTTGGGCCCGCAGTAGCCGAGGGCGACTACAGCCTCGACATTGCCGTACGAAACTCGGGCGGCACCGTGGTATTTACGCAGGTCCTGGCTCTTACCGTGGCCGCCCGGGCTCCGCTTGGCTGCTCGGGCCTTGATGGCAGCGGTACGGTAGCATCCTCGGGTCTTTATGCCGAGCTGTTTTCCGGCTACTTCAACGACGACGCCAGTTTCTTTACCGCCAGCGCACCCAAGCGGACCCAGGCTACCCAGCTGATTGATTTCGGCACCAGCCAGAGCTGGGGCGACTTAAGCCAGGTGGCCGTGGTAGGTGGCAGCCAGCAGGCTGATGAGTTCAGTGCCCGCCTGCAGGGCCGCATCCTGATACCCGCTACCGGCACCTACACCTTCTACCTCACCTCCGACGATGCCTCCTACCTGTGGCTGGATGGGGCGGCCCTGGCGGCTACCCCCACCGTAGCCACCGCCCTGATCAACAACGGGGGCCGCCACCAGGAAACCACCGTATCGGGCACCATTGCCCTCACGGCCGGTTTGCACGATATGCTGGTGCTGTACGGCAACGGCGGGGGGCTGAATATTCTGCGGCTGGAGTACGAGAGCACCGATGCCAACGTAGGCCTTCGGCTGGTGCCGGCCGGGGGCCTGTGCACCACTTCCTCCAACTCGCCGCTGCCCGTTACGCTTACCTACTTCGGGGCTCAGGCCACCAAGGCGGGGGTAGTAGCCAGCTGGGAAACCTCCGTGGAGCTTAACAGTGCTGCCTTTATCGTGGAGCGCTCCGCCAACGGGCAGGTGTTTGAAGCCGTGGGCCGCCTGGCTGCCGCCGGCAACTCGCAGCGCCGGCAGTCCTACTCCTTCACCGACCGCGCCCCCTTCAGTGGCCTGAGCTACTACCGCCTGCGCCAGCAGGATACAGACGGCACCACGCACCTTTCCGATGTAG
- a CDS encoding 3-oxoacyl-ACP synthase III family protein, whose product MYIHQVAAYLPAEVISNAHFTRLNGLSHEWITERTGIRNRRKAGPGENTNTMALEATRRVLAQTPAFLASEVDLIVGGTYTPHDTIYTVAHAVQRELNVSDIPVVSISSACSSLLNAVEIVEGYFALGKARRALVVVSEHNTAYNNEQDTVAGHLWGDGAAALLLTADRLAPTDLLVRSVLTGGAGNIGKADHSVTLKPVEKGIVMPHGKDVFLNACTYMTRVTQQIMERSQLAVSDISYLIPHQANLRITKNVLQQLGLTEDRAVSNIEELGNTGCAGAAIALADTWAQLEPGNKVVVTVFGGGYSYGAMLLER is encoded by the coding sequence GTGTACATTCATCAGGTGGCGGCCTACCTGCCCGCCGAAGTTATTTCCAACGCCCACTTCACGCGACTTAACGGCCTTTCCCACGAGTGGATTACGGAGCGCACCGGCATCCGCAACCGGCGCAAGGCGGGGCCCGGGGAAAACACCAATACCATGGCCCTGGAAGCTACCCGCCGGGTGCTTGCCCAAACGCCGGCTTTCCTGGCCTCCGAAGTTGACTTGATTGTAGGCGGCACTTATACGCCCCACGACACGATTTACACCGTAGCGCACGCCGTGCAGAGGGAGCTGAACGTGTCGGATATTCCGGTGGTCAGTATTTCTTCGGCCTGCTCTTCGCTGCTGAACGCCGTGGAAATTGTGGAGGGCTACTTCGCGCTGGGCAAAGCCCGCCGCGCGCTGGTGGTGGTCAGTGAGCACAACACGGCCTACAACAACGAGCAGGACACCGTGGCCGGCCACCTCTGGGGAGACGGCGCCGCGGCCCTGCTCCTGACCGCCGACCGCCTCGCTCCCACCGACCTGCTCGTACGCTCCGTGCTGACGGGCGGGGCCGGCAACATCGGCAAGGCCGACCACTCCGTAACGCTGAAGCCCGTGGAAAAAGGTATTGTGATGCCCCACGGCAAAGACGTGTTCCTGAATGCCTGCACCTACATGACGCGGGTAACCCAGCAGATTATGGAGCGCAGCCAGCTGGCAGTCAGCGACATTTCCTACCTGATTCCGCACCAGGCCAACCTGCGCATTACCAAAAACGTGCTGCAGCAGCTGGGCCTGACCGAGGACCGGGCCGTGTCTAATATTGAGGAGCTAGGCAACACTGGCTGCGCGGGGGCCGCTATTGCCCTGGCCGATACCTGGGCGCAGCTAGAGCCCGGCAACAAGGTAGTAGTGACGGTATTCGGGGGGGGCTACTCCTACGGTGCCATGCTGCTGGAACGCTAG